In Fodinibius saliphilus, the sequence AAAAGGAAAGTATCTGTTTTATATAATGCAGAGAATAGTAATCCTCATTTAATTAGTAGTTTTATTTCTGATGGGATCACAAATGATCATCTCTTGTGAACATGCCGGTAATGAAGTGCCTGGGGAATATGGCCATCTTTTTGAACATGACACAGAACCGTTACATACACACCGCGGTATCGATATCGGTGCATTGAAACTTACCAATACCATCGCGGAAGAGATGGAGCAAGAACCATTTTTGCATACCGTAACACGATTATTAGTCGATTTAAACCGATCAGTACAGAGCCCCACTTTGTTTTCGGAGTTTACGAAGGAGCAGCCGTTAAGTGTTAAAGAAGATATCTTTGAGAAGTACTATCGGCCTCATCGTCAAAAGGTGAAGAAGAGAGTTCAGCAAGTTATTGATGAGGGAAAACGAGCTATCCATGTTGGGGTTCATACTTTCACCCCGGTCTGGGAAGGAGAGGAGCGCGATGTAGATGTCGGCTTTCTATTTGATCCGGTACGAAAAAATGGAAAACAGTTTTGTGAAATATGGCGAAAGGA encodes:
- a CDS encoding N-formylglutamate amidohydrolase, which codes for MGSQMIISCEHAGNEVPGEYGHLFEHDTEPLHTHRGIDIGALKLTNTIAEEMEQEPFLHTVTRLLVDLNRSVQSPTLFSEFTKEQPLSVKEDIFEKYYRPHRQKVKKRVQQVIDEGKRAIHVGVHTFTPVWEGEERDVDVGFLFDPVRKNGKQFCEIWRKELDQRHEGLRLRMNQPYKGTMDGFITKLRRNYPEEEYIGVEVEVNQRFAHSTGSDVWSRIREQIAISLKSAFKNFEK